One stretch of Ammospiza nelsoni isolate bAmmNel1 chromosome 21, bAmmNel1.pri, whole genome shotgun sequence DNA includes these proteins:
- the ERAL1 gene encoding GTPase Era, mitochondrial yields the protein MAAPMAAPAARAALWAAGAAAAGPLGLRAAPLPRSRWNGGGSALGRILSVRSRCSRSSSMLLGIPSVPSPWNGSGSVLGGILNVPSRWNGSSSALGSLLGIPAEAPPATLGQHPPPVATDKEEQKRLLEHRPDQPPQPRVLRIAIIGAPNAGKSTLCNQLLGRKVFPVSKKVHTTRCKARGVITHEDTQLIILDTPGLTNPLKAKRHNLDEAMLTDPWDSMKHADLVLVLVDVSDHWTRNSLSKEVLRCLSQFPHIPSVLVLNKVDVLKKKFLLLEIATDLTEGIVNGKKLEVKSSPKQDSRSSVKLPLHPTQSSPAESKVPGSPFGQEKNEEAQEGSGLDRSSDAGGAGTGEGPQHHGVRGLKDMKGWPHFQEIFMLAALRGEEVDTLKRYLLMQAKPGPWEFHSEVLTSQSPQEICDNIIREKLLEYLPLEVPYGVTQVTHVWEEGECGELLIVQSLLVPRESHKRMLIGRGGKVISRIAQEAGQDLMNAFLCEVRLKLKVEVKG from the exons ATGGCGGCTCCCAtggccgcgcccgccgcccggGCCGCGCTCTGGGCCGCCGGTGccgccgcggcggggccgctcGGGCTGCGAGCAG CTCCCCTCCCGCGGAGCCGCTGGAACGGGGGCGGCTCGGCGCTGGGGAGGATCCTGAGTGTTCGCAGCcggtgcagcaggagcagctcgaTGCTGCTCGGGATCCCGagtgttcccagcccctggaaCGGGAGCGGCTCGGTGCTGGGCGGGATCCTGAATGTTCCCAGCCGCTGGAACGGGAGCAGCTcggccctgggcagcctcctGGGCATCCCCGCCGAGGCCCCACCTGCCACTCTGGGCCAGCACCCGCCGCCCGTGGCCACCGACAAAG AGGAGCAGAAACGCCTCCTGGAGCACCGGCCGGACCAGCCCCCgcagcccagggtgctgagGATCGCCATCATCGGCGCCCCCAACGCCGGGAAATCCACGCTCTGCAACCAGCTCCTGGGCAGGAAG GTTTTCCCAGTCTCCAAGAAGGTTCACACCACCCGCTGCAAGGCCCGGGGTGTCATCACACACGAGGACACGCAGCTG aTCATTCTGGACACGCCTGGCCTCACAAATCCCTTAAAAGCCAAAAG GCATAATTTAGATGAAGCCATGCTGACAGACCCATGGGACAGCATGAAACACGCAGATTTAG TCCTGGTTCTGGTGGATGTGTCAGATCACTGGacaaggaactctctgagcaaGGAGGTGCTCAGGTGCCTGTCTCAGTTCCCCCACATCCCCAGTGTGCTGGTCCTGAACAAG GTGGATGTACtaaagaagaaatttctcctGCTGGAAATAGCAACTGACCTGACAGAGGGGATTGTAAATGGAAAGAAACTGGAAGTGAAATCTTCACCTAAACAGGATTCTCGTTCTTCAGTAAAGCTTCCCCTTCATCCCACTCAGTCTTCTCCAGCTGAAAGCAAAGTGCCAGGGTCTCCCTTTGGGCAGGAGAAGAATGAGGAGGCCCAGGAGGGCTCTGGTTTGGACAGGAGCAGTgatgctgggggtgctggcacaggggaagGGCCACAGCACCATGGAGTCAGGGGTCTGAAGGACATGAAAGGCTGGCCACACTTCCAGGAGATCTTCATGCTGGCAGCTCTGCGTGGGGAGGAGGTGGATACACTCAAG AGGTACCTCCTGATGCAAGCCAAGCCAGGCCCCTGGGAGTTCCACAGCGAGGTCCTGACCAGCCAGTCACCCCAGGAGATCTGTGATAACATCATCAGGGAGAAGCTCCTGGAGTACCTGCCCCTGGAAGTGCCTTATGGAGTGACTCAG GTGACACACgtgtgggaggaaggagaatgTGGGGAGCTCCTCATCGTGCAGAGCCTCCTGGTGCCCAGGGAGTCTCACAAG AGGATGTTGAttggaagaggaggaaaggtCATCAGCAGGATTGCTCAGGAGGCTGGCCAGGACCTGATGAATGCTTTCCTGTGTGAGGTGCGCCTGAAGCTCAAGGTGGAGGTGAAGGGCTGA
- the FLOT2 gene encoding flotillin-2 isoform X4: MTLQPRCEDVETAEGVAITVTGVAQVKIMTEKELLAVACEQFLGKNVQDVKNVVLQTLEGHLRSILGTLTVEQIYQDRDQFAKLVREVAAPDVGRMGIEILSFTIKDVYDKVDYLSSLGKTQIAAVQRDADIGVAEAERDAGIREAECKKEMLNIKFMADTKIADSKRAFELQKAAFTEEVNMKTAEAQLAYELQSAREQQKIRQEEIEIEVVERKKQIEVEEKEVLRMEKELTATVKQPAEAEAYRIQQIAEGEKVKQILLAQAEAEKIRKIGEAEAFVIEAVGMAEAEGLKLKAEALQKYGEAAQLALVLDALPEIAAKVSAPLSKVDEIVILSGEKGSTMSDVNRLLAEIPNSVRAITGVDLTKLPLFQKATEAKE, encoded by the exons GTGAAGATAATGACCGAGAaggagctcctggctgtggCCTGCGAGCAGTTCTTGGGGAAGAACGTGCAGGATGTGAAGAACGTGGTCCTGCAGACTCTGGAGGGACATCTGCGCTCCATCCTGG GTACCCTGACAGTGGAGCAGATCTACCAGGACAGGGACCAGTTTGCCAAGCTGGTGCGGGAGGTGGCAGCTCCCGATGTGGGTCGCATGGGCATCGAGATCCTGAGTTTCACCATCAAG GATGTCTATGATAAAGTGGATTACCTGAGCTCCCTGGGGAAGACTCAGATTGCAGCTGTCCAAAGGGATGCAGACATTGGAGTGGCAGAAGCCGAGCGGGATGCTGGCATTCGG GAGGCAGAGTGCAAGAAGGAAATGCTGAATATCAAGTTCATGGCAGATACCAAAATAGCAGATTCCAAACGGGCTTTTGAGTTGCAGAAAGCTGCCTTCACTGAGGAGGTCAACATGAAG ACTGCAGAGGCCCAGCTGGCCTACGAGCTCCAGAGCGCCCGGGAGCAGCAGAAGATCCGTCAGGAGGAGATCGAGATCGAGGTGGTGGAGCGCAAGAAGCAGATTGaggtggaggagaaggaggtgctGCGGATGGAGAAGGAGCTGACGGCCACCGTGAAGCAGCCGGCCGAGGCCGAGGCCTATCGCATCCAGCAGATCGCCGAGGGCGAGAA ggtgaAGCAAATCCTGCTGGCTCAGGCGGAGGCAGAGAAGATCCGCAAGATCGGAGAGGCCGAGGCTTTTGTGATCGAGGCCGTCGGGATGGCCGAGGCTGAGGGGCTGAAGCTGAAAGCAGAAGCGCTCCAGAAGTATGGAGAAGCTGCCCAGCTGGCTCTAGTGCTGGATGCACTGCCTGAG ATTGCTGCCAAAGTGTCTGCTCCCCTCTCCAAAGTGGATGAGATCGTTATTCTCAGTGGAGAGAAGGGCAGCACCATGTCTGATGTGAACCGTCTCCTGGCTGAGATCCCCAACTCCGTGCGTGCCATCACTGGTGTGGATCTCACAAAG cttcctctgTTCCAGAAAGCCACCGAGGCCAAGGAATGA
- the FLOT2 gene encoding flotillin-2 isoform X5, with translation MTEKELLAVACEQFLGKNVQDVKNVVLQTLEGHLRSILGTLTVEQIYQDRDQFAKLVREVAAPDVGRMGIEILSFTIKDVYDKVDYLSSLGKTQIAAVQRDADIGVAEAERDAGIREAECKKEMLNIKFMADTKIADSKRAFELQKAAFTEEVNMKTAEAQLAYELQSAREQQKIRQEEIEIEVVERKKQIEVEEKEVLRMEKELTATVKQPAEAEAYRIQQIAEGEKVKQILLAQAEAEKIRKIGEAEAFVIEAVGMAEAEGLKLKAEALQKYGEAAQLALVLDALPEIAAKVSAPLSKVDEIVILSGEKGSTMSDVNRLLAEIPNSVRAITGVDLTKLPLFQKATEAKE, from the exons ATGACCGAGAaggagctcctggctgtggCCTGCGAGCAGTTCTTGGGGAAGAACGTGCAGGATGTGAAGAACGTGGTCCTGCAGACTCTGGAGGGACATCTGCGCTCCATCCTGG GTACCCTGACAGTGGAGCAGATCTACCAGGACAGGGACCAGTTTGCCAAGCTGGTGCGGGAGGTGGCAGCTCCCGATGTGGGTCGCATGGGCATCGAGATCCTGAGTTTCACCATCAAG GATGTCTATGATAAAGTGGATTACCTGAGCTCCCTGGGGAAGACTCAGATTGCAGCTGTCCAAAGGGATGCAGACATTGGAGTGGCAGAAGCCGAGCGGGATGCTGGCATTCGG GAGGCAGAGTGCAAGAAGGAAATGCTGAATATCAAGTTCATGGCAGATACCAAAATAGCAGATTCCAAACGGGCTTTTGAGTTGCAGAAAGCTGCCTTCACTGAGGAGGTCAACATGAAG ACTGCAGAGGCCCAGCTGGCCTACGAGCTCCAGAGCGCCCGGGAGCAGCAGAAGATCCGTCAGGAGGAGATCGAGATCGAGGTGGTGGAGCGCAAGAAGCAGATTGaggtggaggagaaggaggtgctGCGGATGGAGAAGGAGCTGACGGCCACCGTGAAGCAGCCGGCCGAGGCCGAGGCCTATCGCATCCAGCAGATCGCCGAGGGCGAGAA ggtgaAGCAAATCCTGCTGGCTCAGGCGGAGGCAGAGAAGATCCGCAAGATCGGAGAGGCCGAGGCTTTTGTGATCGAGGCCGTCGGGATGGCCGAGGCTGAGGGGCTGAAGCTGAAAGCAGAAGCGCTCCAGAAGTATGGAGAAGCTGCCCAGCTGGCTCTAGTGCTGGATGCACTGCCTGAG ATTGCTGCCAAAGTGTCTGCTCCCCTCTCCAAAGTGGATGAGATCGTTATTCTCAGTGGAGAGAAGGGCAGCACCATGTCTGATGTGAACCGTCTCCTGGCTGAGATCCCCAACTCCGTGCGTGCCATCACTGGTGTGGATCTCACAAAG cttcctctgTTCCAGAAAGCCACCGAGGCCAAGGAATGA